In Gopherus flavomarginatus isolate rGopFla2 chromosome 1, rGopFla2.mat.asm, whole genome shotgun sequence, a single genomic region encodes these proteins:
- the FAM234B gene encoding protein FAM234B — translation MATVLSRALKLPGKKSPDLGEYDPLTQADSDESEDDLVLNLQKNGGLKNGKSTLEEVQDPDSEVEVEVTKQRLSESAPDGYPAEATGSLEQKAASSLMPYLRTAVFLLTMVISMILVLVCAFLIPCPPRDLHNTWNRNLGQEAGGVLFPLEISDVNGDGLPDILLSFTALMNASVLGVSRPSVTVMALSGMNGSTLWSSHIPEETRSVQCKGLTLTAPAEPGCLVTGTSKFLSLLQASSGKTVWTLNPAHLPSGTLAAPAVMLPDLDGDKVGDLVVLAIGETQPDLCFILVSGKTGNPLGGPVKYSINGEGKLIGPQAHITSQGAIYILFGFGNVQAVALRDLFAQARNRDSFPPVLQREEPEWEKRRSVNLSELIDIYSGGVEFLQMVTASDTNCSDLLITTKHNLTLLRGEDLEPRWNLELQDIHSQPAPGYFNADQTLDFMVQAQSNDNVKKILVVDGKSGLPVWSYDLPCHMQESDALSVMTLEKKSVFLFWADEMQPALQNLEPGPRNKRPGLHHLYLLHPTFPTLLLDLTNVTDTVTASAIGINDLQKDAFYITMTTSPTSENQPALLLVSKLGLRWAMLAQSRMVPLMETTPKISRGEVRRFLSRLKFIDFPHKF, via the exons ATGGCCACGGTGCTGTCCCGGGCGCTCAAGCTGCCAG GAAAAAAGAGCCCCGACCTAGGGGAGTATGACCCCCTCACTCAGGCTGACAGCGATGAGAGTGAAGATGACCTTGTGCTCAACTTGCAGAAGAATGGGGGACTCAAGAACGGGAAGAGCACCCTGGAGGAGGTGCAGGACCCAGACTCAGAAGTGGAGGTTGAGGTGACAAAGCAGCGGCTGTCAGAGAGTGCCCCAGATGGGTACCCTGCAGAGGCCACTGGCAGCCTGGAGCAGAAGGCAGCCTCCTCCCTGATGCCTTACCTGCGCACAGCAGTCTTTTTGCTTACCATGGTTATCTCCATGATTCTGGTGCTGGTGTGCGCCTTTCTCATTCCCTGTCCTCCTAGAGACTTGCATAATACCTGGAACCGCAACCTaggccaggaagcag GTGGAGTGCTGTTCCCACTGGAGATCTCCGATGTGAATGGTGATGGACTCCCGGACATCCTGCTCTCCTTCACAGCACTGATGAATGCTAGCGTATTGG GTGTTTCTAGGCCATCGGTAACTGTGATGGCCCTTTCGGGTATGAATGGCAGCACCCTGTGGTCCAGCCACATTCCAGAAGAGACTCGGAGTGTGCAGTGTAAAGGACTGACTCTCAcagccccagctgagcctggCTGCCTCGTAACTGGAACATCCAAATTCCTCAGCCTTCTCCAGGCCTCCTCAG GGAAAACTGTCTGGACACTGAACCCAGCCCACCTGCCAAGTGGGACCCTGGCTGCACCAGCCGTCATGCTGCCAGATTTGGATGGGGATAAAGTTGGAGATCTGGTGGTTCTGGCCATTGGAGAGACCCAG CCAGACCTGTGCTTTATCCTGGTATCGGGTAAGACGGGAAACCCTCTGGGTGGACCTGTGAAGTACAGCATCAATGGAGAAGGAAAACTGATTGGCCCCCAAGCCCACATTACCAGCCAAGGAGCCATCTATATCCTGTTTGGCTTTG GTAATGTCCAAGCAGTCGCCCTGAGGGATCTCTTTGCCCAAGCCAGAAACCGTGACAGCTTCCCTCCTGTGCTGCAGCGGGAGGAGCCAGAGTGGGAGAAGCGCAGATCTGTCAACTTATCAGAGCTCATTGACATTTACAG CGGAGGCGTTGAGTTCCTGCAGATGGTGACGGCTTCAGATACTAACTGCAGTGACCTCCTCATCACCACAAAACACAACCTGACTTTGCTGCGAGGAGAGGACCTGGAGCCCCGCTGGAACCTGGAGCTGCAGGACATTCACAG CCAGCCTGCCCCTGGCTACTTCAATGCTGACCAAACCCTGGACTTCATGGTACAGGCTCAGAGCAATGACAATGTGAAAAAG ATACTGGTGGTAGATGGTAAATCAGGCCTCCCTGTTTGGAGCTACGATCTCCCGTGTCACATGCAGGAATCTGATGCACTGTCAGTGATGACTTTGGAGAAGAAATCTGTTTTTCTCTTCTGGGCTGACGAAATGCAGCCTGCACTACAAAACTTG GAGCCTGGCCCAAGAAACAAGCGTCCAGGGCTACACCACCTCTACCTCCTGCACCCTACCTTTCCTACCCTCCTTTTGGACCTCACCAATGTAACAGACACAGTGACTGCTTCAGCCA TTGGAATTAACGATCTCCAAAAAGATGCATTTTACATCACCATGACAACGAGCCCGACTTCCGAAAATCAGCCGGCCCTGCTGTTGGTCAGCAAGCTGGGCCTGCGGTGGGCCATGCTCGCTCAGAGCCGAATGGTGCCACTGATGGAGACCACCCCAAAAATCAGCCGTGGGGAAGTGAGGAGATTCCTCTCCAGGCTGAAGTTTATTGATTTTCCTCACAAG ttCTAG